The Staphylococcus haemolyticus region GGAGTTAAATCATGAATACATTTTCAGAAAAGGAAAAACTCAAATTATTGTCAGATATCGTAGAAATTAATTCGGTGAATGATAATGAAATTGAAGTTGCAACTTATTTGAAGGACTTATTTGAAGCGCATCATATTAACGCAGAAATTGATGTTATTGAAGGTAAACGTGCTAACTTAATTGCTACTATCGGCAGTGGTAGTCCAGTTGTAGCAATTTCAGGTCACATGGATGTTGTATCGGAAGGTGATCAAAACGATTGGGACTATCCACCATTTCAAATGACTGAAAAAGATAATCGATTATACGGTCGTGGTACCTCAGACATGAAATCTGGACTTATGGCTTTAGCTATTGCGATGATTGAGCTGAAAGAAAACGATGCACTACCTCATGGCACGATAAAATTCATGGCAACTGCCGGCGAAGAAAAGGAACAACTTGGTTCCGCACAATTGTATAAGAAAGGTTATATGAATAATGTTGATGCTTTGATAATTGCCGAACCATCTGAAACGAATATTGTTTATGCTCATAAAGGATCAATGGATTATAAAATCACTTCTAAAGGAAAAGCCGCACACAGCTCTGTACCTGTCGTAGGATTTAATGCAATTAAACCATTAATTCAATTCATACAAGATATCGATACAGAATATGACCGTATTTCGAAAGAATTAAATAGCGAAAAGCTAGATTTCTCACATCTTATCAAACGCATTCAATCACAGTTACAACAAGAAAACAATCTAGATGAAGAAGAAGTTGAACGTGTGATTTCTGGACTTGTCATTAGTAATACCATTTTACATGGTGGGAACCAAGTCAATTCAGTTCCTGATACTGCAACTGCTGAATTTAATATTAGAACGATTCCAGAATTTGATAACGAAAAAGTTAAATCACTATTCAAAACGTATTTGGAAGAAGTTAATAAGCAAGGCGGACAGTTAGAAGAAGATTTATACTTAGATTTAGATCCAGTATTAACAACTGGAGATAATCCATTAATTAAGATTGGGCAACGCGTAGCTAAACAAATATTTGGAGAGGATATTGTCGCATCACCAACCGTTGGTGTAACAGATGCTTCCAATTTATTGCGCGATAAAGATGAACACTTTTCTTTCCTAATGTTTGGACCAGGAACAGCACCTCATCAAATAAATGAATATGTCGAAAAAGAGAAATATCTTCGTTTTATCGATTACTATAAGGAATTGCTTATAACTTATTTAAATGAATATAAGTAACTAGCGGTCATCTTAAACTAATATTTATACTGAGAAAACTTTATGTTTAAACGTGTATGTTATCCTTTAGTTGAGTCTTACATTCATAGGAGGATATCATGAAAATTTCATGGATTTTTTGGTGGATAATAAGTGTGTTTGAAGTTTTAAGTTTTTTTGGATTTGCATTTTTACTTTGGCAACGATCTGTAGATGCAGCAGGTGTCATACAAACTACCGAAGTCAAATGGATTAATATTGCTGTATTGGGATTAGCATATCTAATTCCATTCTTGATACAAATCGTATGGCTAATTATTAAT contains the following coding sequences:
- a CDS encoding DUF3923 family protein; this translates as MKISWIFWWIISVFEVLSFFGFAFLLWQRSVDAAGVIQTTEVKWINIAVLGLAYLIPFLIQIVWLIINLIYSKRKQVTI
- a CDS encoding ArgE/DapE family deacylase; protein product: MNTFSEKEKLKLLSDIVEINSVNDNEIEVATYLKDLFEAHHINAEIDVIEGKRANLIATIGSGSPVVAISGHMDVVSEGDQNDWDYPPFQMTEKDNRLYGRGTSDMKSGLMALAIAMIELKENDALPHGTIKFMATAGEEKEQLGSAQLYKKGYMNNVDALIIAEPSETNIVYAHKGSMDYKITSKGKAAHSSVPVVGFNAIKPLIQFIQDIDTEYDRISKELNSEKLDFSHLIKRIQSQLQQENNLDEEEVERVISGLVISNTILHGGNQVNSVPDTATAEFNIRTIPEFDNEKVKSLFKTYLEEVNKQGGQLEEDLYLDLDPVLTTGDNPLIKIGQRVAKQIFGEDIVASPTVGVTDASNLLRDKDEHFSFLMFGPGTAPHQINEYVEKEKYLRFIDYYKELLITYLNEYK